One region of Candidatus Binatia bacterium genomic DNA includes:
- the tssC gene encoding type VI secretion system contractile sheath large subunit: MAQEVGQRRGGRGRVPRVQIAYDLRIGGEDRRKELPFVVGVLGDFAGNPDPPLPRLRERMFVDIGRGNLNAVLDGLRPRLTFSVPNRLAPGDSKLAVTIRFGTLEDFGPEAVSRQVMPLRALVSLRRQLVALREAGRRDGSLESQVKKDGDARALAAALQRCGEVPPPAGPAFSDALQDLASAACGGADLDAVLSVRIADIDVLVSAQVNEILHAPAFQRLEAAWRGVAYLVAQTETSPALKVRLLQVSRADLVRDLEGASEFDQSALFRKVYEEEYGILGGEPFGVLVGDYEFGRHPQDFALLDRVAGVAAAAHAPFLAAAGPALFGWESFAQLGLPTDLPRLFGSTEYVKWRAFRDMEDARYVGLTLPRILLREPYDSETVEVGSFVFREDVEGPDAAKYLWGNAAFALGARIAEAFARTGWSAAIRGVEGGGLVRGLPSPSVETDAGHVVVKGPLEHAVTEEREKALADCGFVPLAQCKGTDFAVFYSVQSCQRPRPYDTDEANANARLSTQLQYILATSRFAHYLKAMMRDKTGTVTDQRQAEDYLNRWLMDYCLGNPESADLEARARKPLKDGRVTVREARGKPGSYEAVIHLQPHFQLDELTVALRLITELPPPVDRR, translated from the coding sequence ATGGCGCAAGAGGTCGGTCAGCGGCGCGGCGGACGCGGCCGGGTCCCGCGGGTACAAATCGCTTACGATCTGCGCATCGGCGGGGAAGATCGGCGCAAGGAGTTGCCGTTCGTGGTCGGGGTGCTGGGCGACTTCGCGGGTAACCCGGACCCACCGTTGCCGCGGTTGCGCGAGCGGATGTTTGTGGACATCGGTCGCGGCAACCTGAACGCCGTGCTCGACGGGCTACGGCCGCGGCTGACTTTCTCGGTCCCCAACCGGTTGGCCCCGGGGGACAGCAAGCTCGCGGTCACGATCCGCTTTGGGACACTCGAGGATTTCGGCCCGGAAGCGGTGTCCCGGCAGGTCATGCCGCTACGGGCGCTCGTGAGCCTGCGGCGCCAACTGGTCGCCCTGCGCGAGGCCGGACGCCGCGACGGCTCGCTCGAGTCGCAGGTGAAGAAGGACGGCGATGCGCGGGCGTTGGCGGCGGCGCTGCAACGGTGCGGCGAGGTCCCACCGCCGGCCGGACCGGCGTTCTCCGACGCCCTGCAAGACCTGGCCAGCGCCGCGTGTGGGGGGGCCGACCTCGATGCGGTCCTCAGTGTGCGAATCGCCGATATCGACGTTCTCGTGTCGGCGCAGGTTAACGAGATCCTGCACGCTCCCGCCTTCCAGCGCCTGGAAGCGGCATGGCGCGGGGTGGCTTATCTCGTGGCGCAGACCGAGACCAGTCCGGCCCTCAAGGTGCGCCTCCTGCAAGTGTCCAGGGCGGATCTGGTGCGCGATCTGGAGGGCGCCAGCGAGTTCGACCAGAGCGCGCTCTTCAGGAAAGTCTACGAGGAGGAATACGGAATTCTCGGTGGCGAACCGTTCGGCGTGCTCGTGGGCGACTACGAGTTCGGGCGTCATCCGCAGGACTTCGCGCTCCTCGATCGCGTGGCCGGAGTGGCCGCGGCCGCGCATGCGCCGTTTCTCGCCGCCGCCGGCCCGGCGCTGTTCGGCTGGGAGAGCTTTGCGCAGCTCGGTCTGCCTACCGACCTCCCGCGCCTGTTCGGCAGCACCGAGTACGTCAAGTGGCGGGCGTTCCGCGACATGGAGGATGCCCGCTACGTCGGACTCACCCTGCCGCGTATCCTGCTGCGCGAGCCGTACGACAGCGAGACCGTCGAGGTCGGTTCTTTCGTCTTCCGGGAGGACGTCGAGGGGCCGGACGCCGCGAAGTACCTGTGGGGCAACGCCGCGTTTGCGCTCGGCGCGCGGATTGCCGAGGCGTTTGCCCGCACAGGCTGGAGCGCCGCGATCCGGGGTGTCGAGGGCGGGGGGCTGGTGCGCGGGTTGCCGAGTCCGTCGGTGGAGACAGACGCGGGCCACGTCGTCGTCAAGGGTCCGCTCGAGCACGCCGTAACCGAGGAACGGGAGAAGGCGCTGGCCGACTGCGGCTTCGTGCCGCTGGCTCAATGCAAGGGCACCGACTTCGCCGTGTTCTACAGTGTGCAGTCGTGCCAACGCCCGCGGCCGTACGACACCGACGAGGCCAATGCCAATGCCCGCCTGTCCACGCAGCTTCAGTACATCCTCGCAACTTCCCGGTTCGCGCACTACCTCAAGGCGATGATGCGCGATAAGACCGGCACGGTCACCGACCAGCGCCAGGCGGAGGACTATCTCAACCGCTGGCTCATGGACTACTGCCTCGGAAACCCCGAGAGCGCCGACCTCGAGGCGCGCGCCCGTAAGCCGCTGAAGGACGGACGCGTAACGGTACGCGAGGCTCGCGGTAAACCCGGTAGTTACGAAGCGGTGATTCACTTGCAGCCCCACTTCCAGCTCGATGAGCTAACGGTGGCGCTGCGGTTGATCACCGAACTACCGCCGCCGGTGGACCGGCGCTGA
- a CDS encoding beta-propeller fold lactonase family protein, with the protein MSYRGGIRWARGALRGAGFTLALGAALALGEVLTGPPAANAAPCVGDCNWDPRQAPEPEFPVGVSEGFLCVKMANRVEPRVPASMCVACDMNGDGQVVFEEGLTAWFNVLSDSRSCIRMPTHTPTATPSATPTFTPTAVATPTATDTATRTLTSTPTHTPTNTATATPTHSATGTATATATLSVTPIPTHTPTNSATATPTHTATSGPTLSATITPTATQTPRRFFAYVANSLDNTVSVIDTALRRVIATVPVGTQPENVVASPEGDVVYVASFGQTGLSGSVSVISVASNRVVPPTIVPVDTGKGTRGVAFVVPVTGPIRDVLVTQAGTSNALFRIDKATQRTSASISGGSFADPYDIVIDNERDTAFVSNSATVGRVGEVNSVTILRISDLTPLRKLSVGTNPRGMAFSRALGVVLVANFESDNMSIVASREGSAPPDVTRILATVSVGDGPQDIDLTPDEQYALVANVNGRSVSIVDVEQALTLPTSAVVATVPIGELVRGVAVTPDGRFAYVTDGPGGEVTVFDIGVALVDPPGSIVARIPVGRAPRGIDMVPPADD; encoded by the coding sequence ATGAGCTACCGGGGTGGAATCCGATGGGCTCGCGGCGCACTGCGCGGCGCGGGCTTCACGCTGGCGCTGGGGGCGGCGCTGGCTTTAGGCGAGGTGTTGACGGGGCCGCCCGCCGCCAACGCGGCCCCCTGTGTGGGCGATTGCAACTGGGATCCTCGGCAGGCGCCGGAGCCGGAGTTCCCGGTCGGGGTAAGCGAAGGTTTTCTTTGCGTGAAGATGGCAAACCGTGTCGAGCCCCGTGTGCCGGCCAGCATGTGTGTCGCGTGCGACATGAACGGCGACGGCCAGGTGGTTTTCGAAGAGGGATTGACGGCGTGGTTCAACGTGCTTTCGGATAGCAGGTCCTGCATCAGGATGCCGACTCATACGCCGACCGCGACGCCCAGCGCGACGCCCACCTTCACCCCGACGGCCGTCGCCACGCCGACGGCGACCGATACGGCGACGCGGACGCTTACCTCAACCCCTACACACACACCCACAAACACGGCCACGGCGACGCCCACGCATAGCGCAACCGGTACGGCTACGGCGACGGCGACGCTGTCGGTCACTCCCATCCCGACGCATACGCCGACTAATTCGGCAACGGCTACTCCGACGCACACGGCAACCTCGGGCCCGACGCTGTCGGCGACGATCACGCCTACGGCGACGCAGACACCGAGACGCTTCTTCGCCTACGTCGCCAACTCGCTGGACAACACCGTGTCGGTCATCGACACGGCGCTGCGGCGGGTCATTGCGACCGTCCCGGTCGGCACCCAGCCGGAGAACGTCGTCGCCAGCCCGGAGGGTGACGTCGTCTACGTTGCCAGCTTCGGTCAGACCGGTTTGTCGGGGTCTGTTTCGGTCATATCCGTTGCGAGCAACCGGGTGGTGCCGCCCACGATCGTTCCGGTCGATACGGGAAAGGGGACGCGCGGCGTCGCCTTCGTGGTTCCAGTCACGGGCCCCATTCGGGATGTCCTCGTGACCCAGGCCGGGACCAGTAACGCTCTCTTCCGCATCGACAAGGCGACCCAGCGGACCTCCGCAAGCATTTCGGGCGGGAGTTTCGCCGACCCGTACGACATCGTGATCGACAACGAACGCGACACCGCGTTCGTCAGCAATAGCGCCACCGTGGGGCGCGTCGGCGAGGTGAACTCGGTGACGATCCTGCGGATATCCGACCTGACGCCGCTCAGAAAACTCTCGGTGGGTACCAACCCGCGAGGCATGGCCTTCTCCCGGGCGCTCGGTGTCGTGTTGGTCGCCAATTTCGAGAGTGACAACATGTCGATCGTTGCCTCGCGCGAAGGCAGCGCGCCGCCCGACGTCACCCGGATTCTGGCGACCGTAAGCGTGGGTGACGGTCCCCAGGACATCGATCTTACCCCCGACGAGCAGTACGCTCTGGTTGCCAACGTCAACGGGCGGAGTGTTTCGATCGTCGATGTGGAGCAGGCACTGACGTTGCCCACTTCGGCGGTTGTGGCCACGGTTCCGATCGGCGAGTTGGTCCGCGGCGTTGCCGTTACGCCCGACGGACGCTTCGCTTACGTAACGGATGGTCCCGGGGGCGAGGTTACGGTCTTCGATATCGGGGTCGCCCTGGTCGACCCACCCGGATCGATCGTGGCGCGGATCCCGGTCGGTCGTGCCCCGCGCGGGATCGACATGGTCCCGCCGGCCGACGACTGA
- the tssK gene encoding type VI secretion system baseplate subunit TssK — MEPLRPVFWGQGMFLEPQHFQQQDWYHEACLHRYFRLFVPFCWGVRSLAVTELALQNFVFQIEHCEVVTWDGTLLRFRGDAAPSNARVEPRSFEGDLDAGGKPLSVYLAIRRLQPEGSNVEQATGAAPAGRPTREGPSHRRYFLESGSVADLGAAQDQTCEVHYLGYDVHLLYDVPVARSQDYELVKIAEVLRAADGRGGVLSKRYIPPAITVRSSPVLEGIVREIRDLLTAKGRELAEYRRRRGGEIVELGSRDVGFLLMMQTVNRYIPVLHHDLEVGDTPPHVVYARLRQLVGELSTYSGSVSVLGATGQEDALPPYRHDQLFPCFDLASRRIGMLLTEMTTGPVTDVQLRYDGEYFSAAAIDEQLFAGDNRYYLAIRSDLAPNALLDLLQDKGKITALEDMPKLEKSYLTGLRLEVLESPPEELLMRAHYRYFLIDRRNEHWGKIQERRTMAVYCPELPTDTEIRLVIVYGK, encoded by the coding sequence ATGGAGCCGTTACGCCCTGTCTTCTGGGGACAGGGGATGTTCTTGGAACCGCAGCATTTCCAGCAACAGGACTGGTACCACGAGGCCTGCCTGCACCGCTACTTCCGCCTCTTCGTCCCGTTCTGCTGGGGGGTGCGCTCGCTGGCGGTCACCGAGCTTGCCCTGCAGAACTTCGTTTTCCAGATCGAGCATTGCGAGGTCGTAACCTGGGATGGGACGCTGCTGCGGTTTCGCGGCGACGCCGCACCCAGCAATGCGCGGGTCGAGCCGCGCTCTTTCGAAGGCGACCTCGACGCCGGCGGCAAGCCGCTATCGGTATACCTCGCCATCCGCCGGCTCCAACCCGAAGGCAGCAACGTCGAGCAGGCCACGGGTGCGGCCCCCGCAGGCCGCCCGACTCGGGAGGGACCCAGTCACCGGCGTTACTTCCTCGAGAGCGGCTCGGTGGCCGATCTCGGCGCCGCTCAAGACCAGACGTGCGAGGTACACTACCTGGGCTACGACGTACACTTGCTCTACGATGTCCCGGTCGCCCGCTCCCAGGACTACGAGCTGGTGAAGATCGCCGAAGTACTGCGCGCCGCCGACGGCCGCGGCGGAGTGCTCTCGAAGCGCTACATTCCGCCGGCGATCACCGTGCGCTCCTCGCCGGTACTCGAAGGGATCGTGCGCGAGATTCGCGATCTGCTCACGGCAAAGGGCCGCGAACTCGCCGAGTATCGCCGCCGCCGCGGGGGCGAGATCGTGGAGCTCGGTTCGCGCGACGTGGGTTTCCTGCTGATGATGCAGACCGTGAACCGCTACATTCCAGTCCTGCACCACGACCTGGAAGTGGGCGATACCCCGCCGCACGTGGTCTACGCGCGGCTGCGCCAGCTCGTCGGCGAGCTCTCGACTTACTCGGGGAGCGTCTCGGTCCTCGGCGCCACCGGTCAGGAGGACGCGCTACCGCCGTACCGGCACGACCAGCTTTTCCCGTGTTTCGATCTCGCGTCACGACGTATCGGCATGCTGCTCACCGAGATGACGACCGGACCGGTAACCGACGTCCAGCTCCGCTACGACGGCGAGTACTTTTCCGCGGCGGCCATCGACGAGCAGCTCTTCGCCGGCGACAACCGCTACTACCTTGCGATCCGCAGCGATCTCGCGCCGAACGCTCTGCTGGACCTGCTTCAGGACAAGGGGAAGATCACGGCCCTCGAAGACATGCCGAAGCTCGAGAAGTCGTACCTGACCGGGCTGCGGCTCGAAGTGCTGGAGTCGCCCCCGGAAGAGCTGCTGATGCGCGCCCACTACCGGTACTTCCTCATCGACCGGCGCAACGAGCATTGGGGCAAGATTCAAGAACGCCGGACCATGGCGGTCTACTGTCCGGAGTTGCCCACCGACACCGAGATCCGACTGGTGATCGTGTACGGCAAGTAG
- a CDS encoding CHAT domain-containing protein, protein MEGFRTDPVAFETTRDRGGGTAAGVERWARRWPLVAVVALVTIASALCRQAVADESAGQLRARARDEIRAEKFDAALQTAQHAVELDERLHGPDDPETAASLNVLSAAYLGLGQYVRAQETAERALAIRETTRGPDDPETAESLNDLGVVFLYLKQPERAAAPIRRALAIRKKRLPAADPLIAESEGNLAAVLAGRGTTLDAKGDRQEAAAALTEAAEGFERALKIKETALGAGHPSTCATRSNLAATYLRLSKLGSGADQTRLHARAQELSAQAKSCTAAAEPGLAAAAAQINQGWALWRQNVAANARSVVVLDQMRDLFKQAATAREQVLGADHPETANALVMLATTAQAVGNYRQALELFRRALAAEDRILADFVAAGDEQQRLNLLRQAQGHYWAALSMIQRRLPKDPDAVRLGLELVLRRKGMILDVQTRVRDALSRRLDGAAAAAWQRLGERRAELSALLVKGPDPADPTSYRNRIDTLRREIEQDERTLGKQSAIVAEELAQRDVTAAAVAARLPKDSVLVEYVRIRDWDDQRLEWMPAQRYLAFVLTPDSTVRLVDLGDATAIDKALRAGFAAIEDPKAFTDPVANQKKTDAALSAVYRAIVEPLGEEARGRRVWIVSPDGEINKAPFPALRSEAGTYMVEDRLVTLVSSGRDLLRTQPGDQPPLAMLMVANPKFDSADTTVTTDTRRRRRRREAAPAAEQSRGQFRYQFGALPGTAAEAAAIRPLVRGRAEFLEDADATEPAVWDVILDRPPRILHFATHGLFEASAPNEPPDPTGRMGGGAGAGRPDDVLLRSFLALAGVNRVRDVLPNADDGVLYAAEVADMDLHGTELVVLSACQTALGDVQTGEGVYGLRRAFVLAGARNLVMSLWPVDDEETRNLMEQFYRAYGEGMSAPEALRQAQLVTLRRLRDANQRGEAAQPVAPVALWAPFVIQQSGAAPAQ, encoded by the coding sequence GTGGAAGGCTTTCGGACGGACCCGGTGGCCTTCGAAACGACGCGAGACCGGGGCGGCGGTACCGCGGCCGGAGTCGAACGGTGGGCCCGGCGCTGGCCGCTGGTCGCCGTCGTGGCTCTTGTGACGATTGCCTCGGCCCTGTGCCGGCAGGCGGTTGCAGACGAATCTGCAGGTCAGTTGCGGGCGCGCGCGAGGGATGAAATTCGCGCGGAGAAGTTCGACGCCGCGCTGCAAACTGCCCAGCATGCCGTCGAGCTGGACGAACGGCTCCACGGACCTGACGATCCGGAAACCGCCGCCTCCCTGAACGTGCTCTCGGCAGCTTACCTCGGCCTCGGCCAGTACGTGCGCGCGCAGGAAACGGCCGAGCGCGCCCTCGCCATCCGCGAGACGACGCGCGGCCCGGACGACCCGGAAACCGCCGAATCGTTGAACGACCTCGGTGTCGTCTTCCTCTACCTGAAACAACCCGAACGCGCCGCCGCTCCCATTCGACGCGCGCTCGCGATCCGGAAAAAAAGGTTGCCCGCCGCCGATCCTCTGATCGCGGAATCCGAAGGCAACCTGGCCGCCGTTCTCGCCGGCCGCGGCACGACCTTGGACGCAAAAGGCGACCGGCAGGAGGCTGCAGCAGCTCTGACCGAGGCCGCCGAAGGCTTCGAACGCGCCCTCAAGATCAAGGAAACCGCACTCGGCGCCGGCCACCCTTCCACCTGCGCAACCCGCTCCAACCTGGCGGCAACGTATTTGCGATTGTCCAAACTCGGGTCCGGCGCCGATCAAACCCGCCTGCACGCTCGGGCGCAGGAACTGTCGGCGCAGGCTAAGTCGTGCACGGCCGCCGCCGAACCCGGACTGGCGGCGGCCGCCGCACAGATCAACCAGGGCTGGGCCCTCTGGCGCCAGAACGTCGCCGCCAACGCCCGCAGCGTCGTCGTGCTCGATCAGATGCGCGATCTCTTCAAGCAGGCCGCGACCGCGCGCGAACAGGTGCTCGGCGCCGATCACCCCGAGACCGCAAACGCGCTCGTCATGCTGGCAACGACCGCGCAGGCCGTCGGCAATTATCGGCAGGCCCTCGAACTGTTCCGCCGGGCCCTGGCCGCCGAGGATCGCATCCTTGCCGACTTCGTCGCCGCGGGCGACGAGCAACAGCGGCTCAATCTCCTGCGGCAGGCGCAGGGACACTACTGGGCGGCGCTCTCGATGATTCAGCGGCGGCTGCCGAAGGATCCGGACGCGGTCCGCCTCGGGCTGGAGCTGGTGCTGCGGCGCAAGGGCATGATCCTCGACGTGCAGACCCGCGTGCGTGACGCGCTATCGCGGCGCCTCGACGGTGCGGCGGCCGCCGCCTGGCAGCGCCTCGGCGAGCGCCGGGCAGAGCTGTCCGCTCTGTTGGTGAAGGGCCCCGACCCCGCCGACCCGACGAGCTACCGCAATCGCATCGATACATTGCGCCGCGAGATCGAACAGGACGAGCGAACCCTCGGCAAACAGAGTGCCATCGTCGCCGAGGAGTTGGCGCAACGCGACGTCACCGCCGCCGCGGTCGCGGCGCGTCTGCCGAAGGACTCCGTGCTCGTCGAGTACGTTCGCATCCGCGATTGGGACGACCAGAGGCTGGAGTGGATGCCGGCGCAGCGATACCTGGCGTTTGTGCTGACCCCGGACAGCACGGTGCGGCTCGTCGATCTGGGCGATGCCACGGCAATCGACAAGGCGCTGCGGGCCGGCTTCGCGGCCATCGAGGATCCGAAGGCGTTTACGGACCCGGTCGCCAACCAGAAGAAGACCGATGCCGCCCTGAGCGCCGTGTACCGCGCCATTGTCGAACCTCTGGGCGAGGAAGCGCGCGGCCGCCGCGTGTGGATCGTCAGTCCCGACGGCGAGATCAACAAGGCGCCGTTCCCGGCACTGCGGAGTGAGGCGGGTACGTACATGGTGGAAGACCGGCTGGTGACCCTGGTGAGCAGCGGTCGCGATCTGCTTCGGACCCAGCCTGGTGACCAGCCTCCGCTCGCCATGCTGATGGTGGCGAACCCGAAATTCGACAGCGCCGACACAACCGTGACCACCGACACCCGGCGGCGCCGTCGCCGCCGCGAGGCAGCGCCGGCGGCCGAGCAGAGTCGCGGCCAGTTCCGCTACCAGTTCGGCGCACTGCCCGGCACTGCCGCCGAGGCCGCGGCGATCCGGCCGCTCGTGCGCGGCCGCGCCGAGTTCCTCGAGGACGCCGATGCCACCGAGCCGGCGGTCTGGGACGTCATCCTCGACCGCCCGCCGCGGATCCTCCACTTCGCGACGCACGGGTTGTTCGAAGCGTCTGCTCCGAACGAGCCGCCCGATCCCACGGGGCGGATGGGTGGCGGTGCGGGGGCCGGCCGGCCCGACGACGTTCTGTTGCGATCGTTCCTGGCCCTGGCCGGGGTCAACCGGGTGCGCGACGTGCTCCCCAACGCCGACGACGGGGTCCTGTATGCCGCCGAAGTCGCCGACATGGACCTGCACGGCACCGAACTGGTCGTGCTGTCCGCCTGTCAGACCGCTCTAGGCGACGTGCAGACCGGGGAAGGAGTGTATGGGCTGCGACGGGCCTTTGTGCTCGCCGGCGCGCGCAATCTGGTGATGAGTCTGTGGCCGGTCGACGACGAGGAGACGCGCAACCTGATGGAGCAGTTCTATCGCGCGTATGGGGAGGGGATGTCGGCACCCGAGGCACTGCGCCAGGCCCAGCTCGTGACCTTGCGCCGGCTTCGCGACGCCAACCAGCGCGGCGAGGCGGCGCAGCCGGTTGCGCCGGTCGCCCTGTGGGCGCCGTTCGTCATCCAGCAAAGCGGTGCAGCGCCGGCGCAGTAG
- a CDS encoding DotU/TssL family secretion system protein yields MSTSLRDLFTPVISYVLLFTRSTGTDRSFARLQEDLDRLFAEQERLVKRHEIPAADYDRARFAVVAWADEAIVGHAHDINRDLAQNWKRAPLQKRFYGTTNAGEEFFERLAEVPVTDHAVREIYHLCLCLGFRGRYYDESQEHKLIQVRRELAQHLPDPIPDLLELERSGLRLTPQPYEVPEPPPRRPARSLALVWATLASAALAALVFFLLPRGPAPRTPPEILADLQTRVRGFECSAITAGFDDATATATLAGRVESETQRAQVTATARAVPEVRNVRDNLSLMPRPFCEVVELLEPLRVRAQQAGTALAVTLPKGCNTVYRLGDSLVFEVSAKRPLQYVYLDYYVADRETVGHLYPGAGEGEAGLTGTTLTVGGPDSATKWQVEPPFGTELVTAISSPKPILGTRPPTERAGVYLDSLRAVLPSDGTSTEVGAAYCFISTEGKD; encoded by the coding sequence ATGAGCACCAGCCTGCGCGATCTCTTCACGCCGGTCATTTCCTACGTGTTGCTCTTCACGCGCTCGACCGGCACCGACCGGTCGTTCGCCAGGCTGCAGGAGGACTTGGACCGGTTGTTTGCCGAACAGGAACGGCTGGTCAAACGGCACGAGATACCGGCCGCCGATTACGACCGCGCGCGATTCGCCGTCGTGGCCTGGGCCGACGAAGCCATTGTCGGACATGCTCATGACATCAACCGCGACCTGGCGCAGAACTGGAAGCGCGCACCGCTGCAGAAGCGGTTTTACGGGACCACCAACGCCGGCGAGGAGTTCTTCGAGCGGCTCGCGGAGGTGCCGGTCACGGACCACGCGGTGCGCGAGATCTATCATCTCTGTCTGTGTCTCGGTTTCCGCGGCCGTTATTACGACGAATCGCAGGAGCACAAGCTCATCCAGGTTCGCCGCGAGCTGGCGCAGCACCTGCCCGATCCGATCCCCGATCTGCTGGAATTGGAGCGCAGCGGCCTCCGCCTGACACCGCAACCCTACGAGGTCCCCGAGCCCCCACCGCGCCGCCCGGCACGCTCGCTCGCGCTGGTCTGGGCGACTCTGGCCTCTGCCGCGCTCGCGGCGCTGGTGTTTTTCCTGCTACCCCGCGGACCGGCCCCCAGGACACCGCCGGAAATTCTCGCGGATCTCCAGACGCGAGTGCGCGGCTTCGAGTGCAGTGCGATAACGGCGGGCTTCGACGATGCCACCGCGACAGCGACGTTGGCCGGCCGGGTCGAAAGCGAGACGCAGCGAGCGCAGGTCACGGCAACCGCGCGAGCGGTTCCCGAGGTGCGCAATGTGCGCGATAACTTGTCGCTGATGCCGCGCCCGTTCTGCGAGGTCGTCGAACTGCTCGAGCCGTTACGGGTGCGTGCGCAACAGGCCGGCACGGCATTGGCCGTCACCCTTCCGAAGGGCTGCAACACCGTCTATCGCCTCGGCGACAGTCTGGTGTTCGAGGTCAGCGCGAAGCGCCCGCTGCAATACGTGTATCTCGACTACTACGTCGCCGACCGCGAAACCGTGGGGCATCTCTATCCCGGTGCGGGCGAAGGGGAGGCGGGGCTGACGGGCACGACATTGACCGTCGGCGGTCCGGACAGCGCGACGAAATGGCAGGTCGAGCCGCCTTTCGGCACCGAGCTCGTGACGGCGATCAGCAGTCCGAAACCCATCCTCGGGACCCGGCCGCCGACCGAACGGGCCGGCGTGTACCTCGATTCCCTGCGCGCGGTGCTGCCCAGCGACGGCACGAGCACGGAGGTCGGCGCCGCCTACTGCTTCATCTCGACGGAAGGCAAGGACTGA